Proteins encoded together in one Quercus lobata isolate SW786 chromosome 3, ValleyOak3.0 Primary Assembly, whole genome shotgun sequence window:
- the LOC115979132 gene encoding flap endonuclease 1 isoform X2 has translation MGIKGLTKLLADNAPKAMREQKFETYFGRKIAIDASMSIYQFLIVVGRSGTEMLTNEAGEVTSHLQGMFSRTIRLLEAGMKPVYVFDGKPPDLKKQELAKRYSKRADATEDLEEAKEAGDKEAIEKFSKRTVKVTKQHNDDCKRLLRLMGVPVIEAPSEAEAQCAALCKSGQVYAVASEDMDSLTFGAPRFLRHLMDPSSRKVPVMEFEIAKILEELNLTMDQFIDLCILSGCDYCDSIRGIGGMTALKLIRQHGSIENILENINKERFQIPDDWPYQEARRLFKEPLVCTDEEQLEIKWTAPDEEGLVTFLVNENGFNSDRVTKAIEKIKAAKNKSTQGRLESFFKPVPNTSAPIKRKETPENAARGNANKKSKAGGGRKRK, from the exons ATGGGTATCAAG GGTTTAACAAAGCTCTTAGCGGACAATGCACCGAAGGCCATGAGGGAGCAGAAATTTGAGACCTATTTTGGCCGCAAAATCGCTATAGACGCCAGCATGAGCATTTATCAGTTCCTC ATTGTTGTGGGAAGGAGTGGGACTGAGATGCTTACAAATGAGGCTGGTGAAGTTACTAG TCATCTGCAAGGCATGTTTTCACGAACAATTAGGCTTCTTGAAGCTGGAATGAAGCCAGT CTATGTTTTTGATGGGAAGCCTCCAGATCTGAAAAAACAAGAGCTGGCAAAACG TTACTCAAAGAGGGCTGATGCTACTGAGGATTTGGAAGAAGCCAAAGAG GCTGGCGATAAGGAAGCCATTGAGAAATTCAGTAAACGAACAGTGAAG GTGACAAAGCAGCACAATGATGACTGCAAAAGGCTCTTAAGACTCATGGGAGTGCCTGTGATTGAG GCTCCTTCAGAAGCAGAGGCACAATGTGCTGCTCTTTGTAAGTCAGGACAG GTTTATGCCGTGGCTTCTGAAGACATGGATTCCCTAACGTTTGGAGCTCCTAGGTTTCTTCGTCATTTGATGGATCCTAGCTCGAGAAAAGTTCCAGTAATGGAATTTGAAATTGCAAAG ATTTTGGAGGAGCTAAATCTTACTATGGATCAATTCATTGATTTATGCATTCTTTCTGGATGTGATTACTGTGACAGCATTCGAG GAATTGGGGGGATGACTGCTTTGAAGCTCATTCGTCAGCATGGCTCTATAGAGAATATACTGGAGAACATAAACAAAGAGAG GTTCCAAATACCAGATGATTGGCCATATCAAGAAGCTCGGCGGCTTTTTAAAGAACCATTAGTCTGTACTGATGAAGAACAACTTGAGATTAAGTGGACTGCTCCAGATGaagaa GGTTTGGTAACCTTTCTGGTGAATGAAAATGGGTTCAACAGTGACAGAGTGACCAAG GCAATAGAGAAAATTAAAGCAGCCAAAAACAAGTCAACACAGGGCCG ATTAGAATCATTTTTTAAACCAGTTCCTAATACATCTGCACCCATTAAACGGAAG